A section of the Ciceribacter thiooxidans genome encodes:
- a CDS encoding 3-deoxy-manno-octulosonate cytidylyltransferase, giving the protein MNKPVFEKTLVLIPARMASTRLPGKPLADICGQPMIVQVARRAREADVGRIIVAVDDPRTFEAVEKAGFEVVMTRADHPSGSDRIHEALAKADPDRQIETVINVQGDLPTIEAETIRAALRPLEDEQTDIATLTVEITDEEEKTNPNVVKVVGSPLSESRLRALYFTRATAPHGTGPLYHHIGLYAYRRAALEKFVALPPSPLEKRESLEQLRALEAGMRIDVEIVKSIPLGVDTPADLEKARQILAARDNQ; this is encoded by the coding sequence ATGAACAAACCCGTTTTCGAGAAGACACTGGTATTGATACCGGCCCGCATGGCTTCGACCCGCCTGCCCGGCAAGCCTCTCGCTGACATCTGTGGCCAACCGATGATCGTACAGGTGGCCCGTCGTGCGCGAGAGGCCGACGTCGGGCGGATAATCGTGGCGGTCGACGACCCCCGTACCTTCGAGGCTGTCGAGAAGGCCGGCTTCGAGGTCGTCATGACGCGGGCGGATCACCCCTCGGGCTCGGACCGCATCCATGAAGCGCTGGCCAAAGCCGACCCCGATCGCCAGATAGAAACAGTCATAAATGTTCAGGGCGACCTGCCGACGATCGAAGCCGAGACGATCCGTGCAGCCCTTCGACCGCTGGAAGACGAGCAGACGGACATCGCGACCCTGACGGTCGAGATCACGGACGAGGAAGAAAAGACCAACCCGAACGTCGTCAAGGTCGTCGGCTCGCCACTTTCGGAAAGTCGCCTTCGGGCGCTCTACTTCACCCGCGCGACCGCTCCCCACGGCACCGGACCGCTCTATCATCATATCGGCCTCTATGCCTATCGCCGGGCGGCGCTCGAGAAATTCGTCGCTTTGCCGCCCTCACCTCTTGAGAAACGAGAATCACTTGAGCAATTGCGCGCGCTCGAAGCCGGGATGCGAATCGACGTTGAGATCGTCAAGTCGATCCCGCTCGGCGTCGATACCCCTGCAGACCTCGAAAAGGCGCGGCAGATCCTTGCCGCCAGAGACAACCAGTAA
- a CDS encoding prephenate dehydratase produces MTTKTNKIAFQGDFGANSDMACRDMFPDMSPLPCPTFEDAFVAVENGDADLAMIPIENTIAGRVADIHHLLPESRLHIVGEYFMPIRFQLMVLPGVARDEILTVHSHIHALGQCRKIIRNSGWKPVVAGDTAGAAKLVAETGERSMAALAPRLAADLYGLEIIAENVEDTENNVTRFVVLSRDETIAKRSSPEELIVTTFIFNVRNIPAALYKALGGFATNGINMTKLESYQIGGKFVATQFYADIEGHPDDTSVMQALEELRFFSEKVRILGVYKGHPMRGKL; encoded by the coding sequence ATGACAACCAAGACCAACAAAATTGCCTTCCAGGGAGATTTCGGCGCGAATTCCGACATGGCCTGTCGAGACATGTTTCCCGACATGTCGCCACTACCCTGTCCGACATTCGAGGACGCCTTCGTCGCCGTAGAAAATGGCGATGCCGATCTCGCAATGATCCCGATCGAAAATACCATCGCTGGACGCGTAGCCGACATTCATCACTTGCTGCCAGAGTCCCGTCTGCACATTGTCGGCGAGTACTTCATGCCGATCCGCTTCCAGCTGATGGTGCTTCCCGGCGTCGCGAGGGACGAGATCCTCACGGTCCACAGCCATATCCATGCACTTGGGCAATGCCGCAAGATCATCCGCAACAGTGGCTGGAAGCCGGTCGTCGCCGGCGATACCGCCGGTGCGGCAAAGCTGGTCGCCGAAACCGGCGAGCGATCCATGGCCGCTCTTGCACCGCGTCTTGCCGCCGATCTCTATGGCCTCGAAATCATTGCCGAGAACGTCGAGGATACCGAGAACAACGTTACCCGCTTCGTCGTGCTGTCACGCGACGAGACCATTGCCAAGCGTTCGTCGCCTGAAGAGCTCATCGTCACCACCTTCATCTTCAACGTCCGGAACATTCCGGCCGCGCTCTACAAGGCGCTCGGCGGCTTTGCGACCAACGGCATCAACATGACGAAGTTGGAAAGCTACCAGATCGGCGGCAAATTCGTCGCCACCCAATTCTATGCGGATATCGAAGGCCATCCGGACGACACGTCGGTCATGCAAGCCCTGGAAGAACTGCGTTTCTTCTCGGAAAAAGTCCGCATTCTCGGCGTCTACAAGGGTCACCCGATGCGGGGCAAGCTCTAG
- the nudC gene encoding NAD(+) diphosphatase, giving the protein MSKSIFDLDTPHPEASTLTAFSRNGLDRRSEHREEDCLEQALAVEGAHILAFAGPKLILKHDGQVLDPLFAPYELPELDPDFDNAILLGFQPTGEPRLAVPVRSAAEELVNHYKAADARSLFRDALVGDDLQGEAAQALSLLQWNLDNRFCGRCGSAMASRIGGYKRVCQTCDHTIFPRTDPVAIMLAIDETRDLCLLGRNHRFPDGMYSCLAGFVEPGETIENAVRRETYEEAGIEIGRVRYHASQPWPMPHQMMIGCFAEALSSDISRDTFELADCRWFTRNEVEEMMASQAANGWTTPIEGTIANRLLRDWLDWPH; this is encoded by the coding sequence ATGAGCAAATCCATTTTCGATCTCGACACTCCGCATCCCGAAGCCAGCACACTTACCGCCTTTTCCAGGAACGGACTCGACCGTCGCAGCGAACACCGCGAAGAGGACTGCCTCGAGCAGGCGCTCGCCGTCGAAGGCGCCCATATTCTTGCATTCGCCGGGCCGAAGCTCATCCTCAAGCACGACGGGCAGGTTCTTGATCCGCTGTTCGCGCCCTATGAATTGCCGGAGCTGGATCCCGATTTCGACAACGCGATTCTGCTGGGATTCCAGCCCACGGGCGAGCCGCGGCTCGCGGTGCCTGTGCGAAGCGCCGCGGAGGAACTTGTCAATCATTACAAGGCCGCCGATGCTCGTTCGCTTTTTCGCGACGCGCTGGTCGGGGACGATCTGCAGGGCGAGGCGGCGCAGGCGCTCAGCCTTCTCCAGTGGAACCTGGACAACCGGTTCTGCGGCCGCTGCGGCAGTGCCATGGCGAGCAGAATCGGCGGGTATAAGCGGGTCTGCCAAACCTGTGACCACACAATCTTCCCTCGCACGGATCCGGTTGCGATCATGCTGGCGATCGACGAGACGCGCGACCTGTGCCTCCTCGGACGCAATCACCGCTTTCCGGACGGCATGTATTCTTGTCTGGCGGGCTTCGTGGAGCCGGGCGAAACGATCGAGAATGCGGTTCGTCGCGAAACTTACGAAGAGGCGGGAATCGAGATCGGCCGGGTGCGTTATCACGCTTCGCAGCCTTGGCCCATGCCGCATCAGATGATGATCGGGTGCTTTGCCGAGGCGCTGTCGAGTGACATCAGCCGCGATACCTTCGAGCTTGCCGACTGCCGGTGGTTCACGAGGAACGAAGTCGAGGAGATGATGGCGTCGCAAGCCGCCAACGGCTGGACGACGCCGATAGAAGGGACCATCGCCAATCGCCTGCTGCGCGACTGGCTGGACTGGCCCCATTGA
- a CDS encoding HIT domain-containing protein has translation MVKFELDERLTRDSERLTLLGLCDVRLMRDSRWPWLVLVPQRPDVSEVFELTPLDQAVLTFEQNLVASALKKATGAVKINVGALGNIVRQLHVHVIARFEGDANWPGPVWGHGSAVPYEAQPCGEFKRKFLEALQS, from the coding sequence TTGGTCAAGTTCGAGCTCGATGAGAGACTGACGCGCGACAGCGAGCGCCTGACGCTGCTCGGCCTGTGCGATGTCCGGCTTATGCGCGACAGCCGTTGGCCTTGGCTGGTTCTCGTTCCGCAACGTCCGGATGTCAGCGAAGTCTTCGAACTCACGCCGCTTGACCAGGCAGTGCTGACCTTCGAGCAGAATCTGGTGGCGTCTGCGCTGAAGAAGGCGACGGGCGCCGTCAAAATCAACGTGGGCGCTCTTGGCAATATCGTTCGACAGCTTCATGTTCACGTCATCGCGCGCTTCGAAGGGGACGCGAACTGGCCTGGCCCCGTGTGGGGGCACGGCTCTGCCGTTCCCTATGAGGCCCAGCCTTGCGGTGAATTCAAACGGAAGTTCCTCGAAGCCCTTCAGTCATGA
- a CDS encoding DNA polymerase III subunit gamma/tau, which produces MSDFEPTAAHANGGAAGYRVLARKYRPKDFTDLMVGQEPMVRTLTNAFETGRIAQAYMLTGVRGVGKTTTARILARALNYKTAEIDKPTIDLKLPGEHCQAIMEGRHVDVIEMDAASHTGIDDIREIIEQVRYRPVSARYKVYIIDEVHMLSTAAFNGLLKTLEEPPEHVKFIFATTEIRKVPITVLSRCQRFDLRRISASDLVGLFSTIAAKEGITADEEALAMIARAAEGSARDGLSLLDQAIAHGGGVVRADTVRAMLGLADRARVVDLFEHVVRGDVTAALSEFGSQYESGASPTVVLTDLADFTHLVTRLKYIPSAAQDASLSEVERVRGAELSTSVSVSTLSRIWQMLLKGIPETENSARPAGAAEMVIIRLAHAAHLPSPEDAARRLAELAEGGPTGTPSHALTGGSGGGGAPVSYRTAVVGGQALDRPQQVAPRPTAHLQSVPAPVSQPQPATLGRVETKPAPVPKVPVRSLEDIAELCTQNRDPKLKALLRSYVRLVSLEPGRLEINLPSEAPKTLAGDLQRRLEEWTEIRWMVILSREAGKPTLAETESSNREARLLDARQDPDVAAILARFPGARITDVRIRAAGNEDETLDVPSAAESAEGDILPGDDIEF; this is translated from the coding sequence ATGAGCGACTTCGAGCCGACAGCAGCACATGCAAACGGCGGTGCCGCAGGATACAGAGTCCTGGCCCGCAAGTATCGTCCCAAGGATTTCACCGACCTGATGGTCGGCCAGGAGCCGATGGTCCGAACGCTCACGAACGCGTTCGAGACGGGTCGTATCGCGCAGGCCTACATGCTGACGGGCGTCCGCGGCGTCGGCAAGACGACGACCGCCCGTATCCTGGCGCGCGCGCTCAACTACAAGACTGCAGAGATCGACAAACCGACGATCGACCTCAAATTGCCTGGTGAACACTGCCAGGCGATCATGGAAGGTCGCCACGTCGATGTCATCGAGATGGATGCTGCTTCTCACACCGGCATCGACGATATCCGCGAGATCATCGAGCAGGTCCGCTACCGCCCCGTCTCGGCCCGCTACAAAGTCTACATCATCGATGAAGTGCATATGCTCTCGACCGCGGCCTTCAACGGCCTGCTGAAAACGCTCGAAGAGCCGCCGGAACACGTCAAGTTCATCTTTGCGACGACCGAGATCCGCAAGGTGCCGATCACCGTGCTCTCGCGCTGCCAGCGTTTCGATCTGCGGCGCATCAGTGCGAGCGATCTGGTCGGCCTCTTTTCGACGATTGCAGCCAAGGAAGGCATCACCGCCGACGAGGAAGCACTGGCGATGATCGCACGCGCGGCCGAGGGGTCGGCACGCGACGGGCTGTCGCTGCTCGACCAGGCGATTGCCCATGGTGGAGGAGTCGTCAGGGCGGACACGGTACGTGCGATGCTCGGCCTCGCCGATCGCGCCCGCGTCGTGGACCTCTTCGAGCATGTGGTGCGTGGCGACGTCACAGCAGCACTTTCCGAGTTCGGCAGCCAGTACGAATCCGGTGCCAGCCCGACCGTGGTTCTGACCGACCTTGCCGACTTTACCCATCTCGTGACACGGCTAAAATACATCCCGTCGGCGGCTCAGGACGCGTCCCTCAGCGAAGTCGAGCGGGTTCGCGGAGCTGAACTTTCGACCAGCGTCAGCGTTTCGACGCTCTCCCGCATCTGGCAAATGCTGCTGAAAGGTATTCCGGAAACGGAAAACTCGGCGCGCCCTGCCGGTGCCGCGGAAATGGTGATCATCCGGCTGGCGCATGCGGCTCATTTGCCATCGCCGGAAGACGCCGCGCGCCGCCTTGCGGAACTGGCAGAGGGAGGACCGACCGGCACCCCTTCCCATGCGCTCACCGGAGGCAGTGGCGGCGGTGGCGCCCCGGTGTCCTATCGCACCGCAGTCGTTGGCGGCCAGGCGCTGGACCGGCCACAGCAGGTCGCGCCCAGACCGACGGCTCATCTCCAGAGTGTGCCGGCACCCGTATCGCAGCCGCAGCCAGCGACGCTGGGGCGCGTCGAAACAAAGCCTGCGCCGGTTCCAAAGGTTCCCGTCAGATCGCTCGAGGATATTGCGGAACTCTGCACGCAGAACCGCGATCCCAAGCTGAAGGCGCTCTTGCGCTCCTACGTGCGGCTTGTCAGCCTTGAGCCGGGAAGACTTGAGATCAACTTGCCATCCGAGGCGCCGAAGACGCTCGCAGGGGACCTGCAGCGGCGGCTCGAGGAGTGGACGGAAATCCGCTGGATGGTCATCCTGTCGCGTGAAGCCGGCAAGCCGACGCTCGCGGAAACGGAAAGTTCGAACCGGGAGGCGAGACTCCTCGACGCGCGGCAGGATCCGGACGTGGCAGCGATCCTGGCCCGTTTCCCCGGGGCGAGGATCACCGACGTGCGCATTCGCGCCGCCGGTAACGAAGACGAGACGCTGGACGTCCCCTCTGCAGCCGAATCCGCAGAAGGTGACATTCTCCCGGGCGACGACATCGAATTCTAA
- a CDS encoding YbaB/EbfC family nucleoid-associated protein encodes MRDIMGMMGKVKEMQAKMEKMQAEIAALEVEGKSGGGLVTVTMTGKGELKGLKIDPSLFKEEEVEILEDLIVAAHKDAKDKAEAVMAEKTKEMTAGLPIPPGMKLPF; translated from the coding sequence ATGCGCGACATCATGGGCATGATGGGCAAGGTCAAGGAAATGCAGGCCAAGATGGAGAAGATGCAGGCGGAGATCGCCGCTCTCGAAGTCGAAGGCAAATCCGGCGGCGGTCTCGTAACCGTGACGATGACCGGCAAAGGCGAGCTCAAGGGCCTGAAGATCGATCCTTCGCTCTTCAAGGAAGAAGAAGTTGAGATTCTTGAAGACCTGATCGTCGCCGCCCACAAGGACGCCAAGGACAAGGCAGAGGCGGTCATGGCCGAAAAGACGAAGGAAATGACGGCCGGTCTCCCCATCCCGCCTGGCATGAAGTTGCCATTCTAA
- the recR gene encoding recombination mediator RecR — MAKRVTGPEIEKLIQLLAKVPGLGPRSARRAALHLIKKKDQMLGPLAHAMGDAYDKVKICSHCGNVDTSDPCTVCTDDRRDQSVIIVVEDVSDLWALERAGAMNAAYHVLGGTLSPLDGVGPDDLNIRGLIDRVSKGGIREVIIAVNATVEGQTTAHYITDHLAGLDVKITRLAHGVPVGGELDYLDEGTLAAALRARTAI, encoded by the coding sequence ATGGCAAAGCGAGTCACCGGTCCCGAAATCGAAAAACTGATCCAGCTGCTGGCGAAAGTGCCTGGCCTCGGGCCGCGTTCGGCCCGACGGGCCGCCCTGCATCTGATCAAGAAGAAGGATCAGATGCTCGGGCCTCTCGCGCACGCGATGGGCGACGCCTATGATAAGGTGAAGATCTGCTCCCATTGCGGTAATGTCGATACGAGCGACCCCTGTACCGTCTGCACTGACGACCGTCGTGATCAGTCTGTGATCATCGTCGTGGAAGACGTCTCCGACCTCTGGGCACTGGAGCGCGCAGGCGCGATGAACGCAGCCTATCATGTGCTCGGCGGAACGCTGTCGCCGCTTGACGGCGTAGGTCCGGACGACCTGAACATTCGCGGCCTTATCGACAGGGTGTCCAAAGGCGGTATCCGCGAGGTCATCATCGCCGTGAACGCGACCGTCGAAGGGCAGACCACGGCTCACTACATCACCGACCATCTGGCGGGCCTGGACGTGAAAATCACCCGTCTGGCCCATGGCGTGCCTGTTGGTGGTGAGCTCGACTATCTTGACGAGGGAACGCTGGCGGCGGCGCTGAGAGCCCGCACGGCGATCTGA
- a CDS encoding lytic murein transglycosylase: MRRRSAIIFLLLLLLSPVSAVALDRGAVEAQFQTWLKQELWPLAQKSGVSRRAFEHAIAGLHLNWDLPDLVPPGSKPPKERKQSQAEFSSPGSYFSEKRLQGLAATGRTLAARHARTLQKIEKTYGVPGSVVLAIWGRETGFGRAKLPYSAVEVLATKAFMSTRKDLFLRELISALHMIDGGDISAGRMMGSWAGALGQPQFMPTSYLEHAVDFDGDGVRDIWSSVPDSLASIANYLVHKGWQRGRSWGYEVVIPEDVSCAQEGPDRAQPLSAWATSGIRRISGKPFPEHETAASTMMLVPAGTHGPEFLVTPNFYVLKEYNNSDLYALFIGNLADRIAYGSGSFVGKWGDVGKMLRSDVLAMQERLVAKGYDVGKVDGLPGYKTRRSLGEWQAKSGFSPTCFPDESLKAKLR; this comes from the coding sequence ATGAGACGACGCTCCGCCATCATCTTTCTCCTTCTGCTGCTTCTCTCCCCCGTTTCCGCGGTAGCACTCGACAGAGGCGCAGTCGAAGCTCAGTTCCAGACGTGGCTAAAGCAGGAATTGTGGCCGCTTGCGCAGAAATCCGGCGTCAGCCGGAGGGCGTTCGAGCATGCCATTGCCGGTCTCCATCTCAACTGGGATCTGCCGGATCTCGTGCCACCGGGGAGCAAGCCGCCGAAGGAACGAAAGCAGAGTCAGGCCGAGTTCTCGTCGCCCGGGTCCTATTTTTCCGAGAAACGACTACAGGGGCTTGCCGCCACCGGTCGCACTCTTGCAGCTCGGCACGCGCGCACACTCCAGAAAATCGAGAAGACCTACGGAGTTCCCGGATCGGTCGTGCTTGCGATCTGGGGCCGAGAGACGGGCTTCGGGCGGGCGAAGCTGCCTTATTCTGCGGTGGAGGTGCTCGCGACCAAGGCTTTCATGTCGACGCGCAAGGACCTCTTCTTGCGCGAGCTGATTTCAGCGCTGCACATGATCGACGGCGGCGACATCAGCGCCGGCAGGATGATGGGCTCCTGGGCCGGGGCCCTCGGCCAGCCGCAATTCATGCCCACCAGCTATCTTGAACACGCCGTCGACTTTGATGGAGACGGCGTCAGGGACATCTGGAGCTCGGTTCCGGACAGCCTTGCCTCGATCGCCAACTATCTTGTCCACAAGGGATGGCAGAGAGGGCGCAGCTGGGGTTACGAGGTCGTCATTCCGGAGGATGTATCCTGTGCCCAGGAGGGGCCGGACCGCGCGCAGCCTCTCTCCGCCTGGGCGACGTCGGGAATCCGACGGATCTCCGGCAAACCCTTCCCGGAGCACGAGACAGCGGCTTCGACGATGATGCTGGTCCCCGCTGGCACGCACGGCCCCGAATTCCTTGTCACACCGAATTTCTACGTTCTCAAGGAGTACAACAACTCCGATCTCTACGCGCTCTTCATTGGCAATCTCGCCGATCGCATCGCCTATGGGAGCGGTTCTTTCGTCGGCAAATGGGGAGATGTCGGGAAGATGCTACGCTCAGACGTGCTTGCGATGCAGGAGAGACTTGTCGCAAAGGGTTACGACGTCGGCAAGGTCGATGGGCTACCCGGCTACAAGACACGCCGCTCCCTCGGCGAGTGGCAGGCGAAGAGCGGCTTTTCTCCGACCTGCTTCCCCGACGAGAGCCTGAAGGCGAAGCTTCGCTGA
- a CDS encoding MFS transporter, translating to MSDRKSPLAPLKNEFYRTIWVASISSNLGGLIQGVGAAWLMASISRSENMVALVQASNTLPVMLLSLLSGAVADSFDRRRVMLLSQFFMLTVSILLAIFAFVGQVSPWSLLFFTFLIGSGTALNNPSWQASVGDMVPRSDLPAAVALNSMGFNITRSVGPALGGMIVAALGAAAAFLVNAFSYLPLAYALYRWRPEVPQTTLPREQLGAAISAGLRYVAMSPNILKVLFRSFVFGLTAVAILALLPVVARDMIAGGPLTYGILLGAFGAGAIAGALSSARLREILSSEDIVRLSFAGFALSTAVIGVSGSAWLTGVALLLAGACWVLALSLFNTVVQLSTPRWVVGRALSLYQTATFGGMATGSWLWGHVAETNGVGHALLVSALVMIVGVAIGFRFPMPPFASLDLDPLNRFNEPELRLDVKPRSGPIVVQIDYEIDDDDVHEFLSLMAERRRIRLRDGARNWALMRDLETPEVWTETYHTPTWVDYVRHNQRRTKADAETSDRLLALHRGTSKPRVHRMIERQGIPPADDVFHQTHIEPH from the coding sequence GTGTCGGACCGCAAATCGCCCTTGGCGCCACTCAAGAACGAATTCTACCGGACGATCTGGGTTGCAAGCATTTCGTCGAATCTCGGTGGTCTCATTCAGGGTGTGGGAGCAGCCTGGCTGATGGCCTCCATTTCCCGCTCGGAGAACATGGTCGCGCTTGTTCAGGCGTCCAATACCCTGCCGGTTATGCTGCTTTCGTTGCTTTCCGGTGCCGTCGCCGACAGCTTCGATCGCCGCAGAGTCATGCTGCTGTCGCAGTTCTTCATGCTCACGGTTTCGATCTTGCTCGCGATCTTTGCCTTTGTCGGACAGGTTTCTCCGTGGTCGCTGCTGTTCTTCACGTTCCTGATCGGCAGTGGCACGGCGCTCAACAATCCTTCCTGGCAGGCTTCCGTCGGCGACATGGTTCCGCGCAGCGATCTCCCGGCCGCCGTCGCCCTGAACAGTATGGGATTCAACATTACCCGAAGCGTCGGTCCGGCTCTCGGCGGCATGATCGTCGCCGCCCTTGGCGCGGCCGCAGCCTTCCTCGTAAACGCCTTCAGCTATCTGCCGCTCGCCTACGCACTCTATCGCTGGCGCCCGGAAGTGCCGCAAACGACGTTGCCGCGTGAGCAGCTCGGCGCTGCCATTTCTGCGGGGCTACGCTACGTCGCGATGTCGCCGAATATTCTGAAGGTACTTTTCCGCAGTTTTGTCTTCGGTCTGACGGCGGTTGCAATTCTTGCACTTCTGCCGGTGGTCGCTCGCGACATGATCGCCGGCGGACCGCTCACCTACGGCATCCTGTTGGGCGCCTTCGGCGCAGGCGCGATCGCGGGGGCACTCTCGAGCGCCCGGCTGCGCGAAATCCTTTCGAGTGAGGACATCGTGCGGTTGTCGTTTGCAGGTTTTGCCCTGAGCACGGCAGTGATCGGCGTGAGCGGATCGGCATGGCTCACCGGGGTGGCACTATTGCTCGCCGGAGCCTGCTGGGTCCTCGCGCTGTCGCTCTTCAACACGGTCGTGCAGCTTTCCACACCGCGCTGGGTTGTCGGTCGTGCCCTCTCGCTCTACCAGACAGCCACCTTCGGCGGCATGGCGACCGGCAGCTGGCTATGGGGTCATGTGGCCGAAACCAATGGTGTCGGACATGCCCTTCTTGTGTCCGCATTGGTGATGATTGTCGGCGTCGCAATCGGATTCCGGTTTCCGATGCCGCCTTTTGCGTCCCTCGACCTTGACCCGCTCAACCGCTTCAACGAGCCGGAGCTCCGCCTCGACGTCAAGCCGCGCAGTGGTCCTATCGTCGTGCAGATCGATTACGAAATCGACGACGACGACGTGCATGAGTTCCTTTCATTGATGGCCGAACGGCGCCGTATCCGCCTTCGTGACGGCGCCCGCAACTGGGCGCTGATGCGCGATCTCGAAACCCCCGAGGTCTGGACCGAGACCTATCACACGCCGACATGGGTGGATTACGTGCGCCATAACCAGCGGCGGACGAAGGCGGACGCGGAAACCAGCGACCGCCTGCTCGCCCTTCACAGGGGCACTTCAAAGCCCCGCGTCCATCGGATGATCGAGCGGCAGGGCATTCCGCCGGCAGACGACGTTTTCCATCAGACGCACATCGAGCCGCATTGA
- the rimP gene encoding ribosome maturation factor RimP gives MSEQVPAPQDREPRIVTETGLDRRIAEIIEPVAVAMGFKLVRVRLLNQNGLTLQIMAERNDGTMTVEDCEELSMAISPVLDVEDPVDKAYHLEVSSPGIDRPMVRKSDFDRWQGHIVKCETSILVDNRKRFRGKIAAVDADGFTIERDQIAYGEEPRVTIPFSALAEAKLILTDDLIRDALKADKAARAEAANQNDDETSID, from the coding sequence GTGTCGGAACAAGTACCGGCGCCGCAGGACCGCGAGCCGCGCATTGTCACGGAAACCGGCCTCGATCGGCGCATCGCTGAAATCATAGAGCCCGTGGCGGTTGCCATGGGTTTCAAACTCGTGCGGGTTCGGCTCCTCAACCAGAACGGGCTTACCCTCCAGATCATGGCCGAACGCAACGACGGCACCATGACCGTCGAGGACTGTGAAGAGCTTTCGATGGCGATTTCGCCGGTGCTCGACGTCGAAGATCCGGTCGACAAGGCCTACCATCTGGAAGTATCCTCCCCGGGTATCGACCGGCCGATGGTGCGCAAGTCCGACTTCGACCGCTGGCAGGGTCATATCGTCAAATGCGAGACGTCGATTCTGGTCGACAACCGCAAGCGATTCCGCGGCAAGATTGCAGCGGTTGACGCAGACGGCTTTACCATCGAGCGCGACCAGATCGCTTACGGCGAGGAGCCGCGCGTAACCATTCCGTTCAGTGCGCTGGCGGAGGCGAAATTGATCCTGACGGACGATCTCATCCGCGATGCGCTTAAGGCCGACAAAGCGGCTCGGGCCGAGGCGGCAAACCAGAATGACGACGAAACCTCGATAGACTAA